GCGTGGGCGCATCCTAATCCCGCCCTTTCCGGCGAGTCAATTACCCTGCGGCCCTTCCGGGACGCCTCCTCCACCGCCGCGGGCCCCACCCTCCAATGGCGAACAGCCCGGCTCCATTGGAGCCGGGCTGTTCGAACGTAATGGGCTTTCTAGTTGGAGAGGAAGTTCCCCACGGCCTCTACGTACTCAGGCGTGTCGATGAAGGGATTGCGGTTGCCCTGGTGGCGCTGGACCGCGTCGTTGCGCGCGCGATCCTCGGCGGTGACGGGGTCCTTCACGTGCCACTTCTTGAGGGTCTCTTCTTCGTACTTGAAGTTCGACAGGTCGGCCCGCTGGCCGTAGACCATGTAGAAGTAGAAGAGCGCCCGCGCGGTGTTGCCCTTCTGGTCGTCGCGCGGCTCGAAGACGCGATTGCCCTTCTTGTCGGTGCCGAGCTTGCTGCCGCCGCCCTGCCACTCGACCTGAACCACTTCGCCGAAGGGGTACGAGCTGCGCTTGGAGTTGGCGTTGCAGTCGGTGGGGAAGAGGTGGTGGAGGTCCGCCTTGGCCGCGCCGTTCGCGCCCTTGCTCTGAGGCCAGGTGTGCTCGGCGTTGAAGCCCTTGCCACCGCGGTACGCGGAGTTGCGATCGTTGACGTTAGCCAGGCTGAGGCCGGTGTAGTCGCACTCGACCACGTCGTCGTCGTTCAGGTCGTCCACGTCCGAGAACATGACGTCACGCGCACGGTCGTAGCCCAGGTCCTTGTGCTTGGAGACGATGTTCGCGAGCGAGCGCAGCAGCGCCTGGCCGCGCTGGCCCTCAGCCGCCTTGTAGTAATCGGCGGGGACCTGCTGGAGGGCCTTGACCCCCGAGCTCTGCGTCGACATCGGCTGCAGGTGCGAGAGGGTACCGCAACCAGCGAGCGACGAGGCGAGCATGAGAGAAGCGAGGGTAATCACGAATGGTTTCAAGGGTTCCTCCTGTCGGTGGCATGCGTGAATTAAGAAGAGGTTAACACACATTAACCTTAGATTGGAAGCCCCCAAATTGGCTGATATTCAGAAATAAAGTTATTTTTCCTCGGAGTGGTCGGATGGCATTGGTTGCAAGGTTATTCTTAGGTTAAGAAACGATTCGTCCCTGATCATGTCAGGCTCTCTGCCGTGTCGGCAGGGGCCGGCGCGTTCAGCGCGCTTCCCGCCGACGCGACGATGATGCAGCCGATCGCAAGCCATTGAGTCGGTGTCAGTCGCTCGCCGAGGACGAGGAAGGCCGTCAGGGCGCCCACCGCGGGCTCCAAGCTGAGCAGGACCCCGAAGGTCTGTTTCGGCAGGCGCTTGAGGGCGTACATCTCCAGCGAGAAGGGCAGGGCGCTCGATAG
This genomic window from bacterium contains:
- a CDS encoding endonuclease; this translates as MKPFVITLASLMLASSLAGCGTLSHLQPMSTQSSGVKALQQVPADYYKAAEGQRGQALLRSLANIVSKHKDLGYDRARDVMFSDVDDLNDDDVVECDYTGLSLANVNDRNSAYRGGKGFNAEHTWPQSKGANGAAKADLHHLFPTDCNANSKRSSYPFGEVVQVEWQGGGSKLGTDKKGNRVFEPRDDQKGNTARALFYFYMVYGQRADLSNFKYEEETLKKWHVKDPVTAEDRARNDAVQRHQGNRNPFIDTPEYVEAVGNFLSN